In the Campylobacter lari genome, ATACATTACGACCGCGTGGCCCCATAGTAACTTTTACTGCATCATTAAGTTTTTTAACACCTTCATAAAGTTTATTTCTTGCTTCGTCTGAAAAAAATATTTCTTTTGCCATTTTTTATCCTTTTTATTTAATAATCCCTAAAACATCTTCAATATTAAGAACTAAATACTCTTCATTATCAAGTTTTATTTCAGTTCCGCCATATTTTGCAAACATTACTTTATCATTTACCTTAACATCTTCTATTTCTTTGCTTACTGCAACAACTTCACCATTTAATGGTTTTTCTTTAGCATTATCTGGTATAATAATCCCAGAAGCAGTAGTTTTCATTTCTTCTAAGCGTTTTACTAAAATACGCTTTCCTAGAGGTTGAAAATTCATTTTTTATCCTTTCTAAAATGTGCCATTTTAGCACTCTTTGTTTTTGAGTGATAGAATTATACATTAAAGAAAGTTAATTGTCAATAAATTAAGTAAAATATATCATATAAGTTTAGTCTATTACACTAAATTTATATGATATATCATTATAAAGGTTTCTTATGAAAAAAATTCTTTACATTCTTTTAGGTATAGTATGTGTAGTATTGCTAACCATATATACATTATTATTTACAAGTATGGGTAATGCTTTTTTAAAGCCAAGAATCGAAACGATTATTGCTCAAAAAAGCGGTATGATTGTTAAATTTGAAAATTTTAAAATTAGTTTTTCACAACTTGACATTAAAGCAAATATTGATGAAAAATTTTTTGCTAATATAGAAGGTGGTATATCACCTTTAAGACTAGGATTTGATTTAAATTATCTTTTAGGACTTAAACAAAATTATATTCAAGAACTTGGTTTAAAAAGCGATAAAGATTTTACATTTAAGGGTAATGTTGTAGGTAAAAGTAGTGATTTTTCAGTAAAAGGCAGTGGATTTTTATTTGATTCTAATCTTAGCTTAGATGCAAAAATCGTTGATTTTTCTCCTATAAATCTTGAATTTATTGGCAAAAATATAGATTTAGCCCAAATTTTAGATTTTGCCAATCTACCAAGATATGCTCAAGGAAAAATTAGTATTATAAGTGATATACAAGCTAAAGATTTAAAACCAAATGGCAATACTTTGATTAATTTTTACACAAGTTCTATCAATAATACTCTCATTGAAAAAGATTTTAATCTAAGCTTACCAAAACAAAGCTATATAAAAGGTGAAATAAGATCTTTGATCCAAAACAATGAAGTTATATCTAAAAGTGAAATTTTAAGCAATTTTTTTAAACTTTATACACAAAAAAGTATTTATGATATAGTAAAACAAAGCTTAACTAGTGATTTTGACATCAAAATAGATGATTTTAATCAATTTTCATCTTTAGCTAAAATGAAACTCCAAGGTAAAAGTCAAATTCAAGGTAATTTGCTTTTTGCAAACAATCAATTACAAAAATTAGATGCTAACTTGCTGGGATTTGGTGGTAACTTAAAAGCTATTTTAGAAAATAATAATCTTAACATCAACACAACCAATATAGAAGTAGCAGAGCTTTTAAAGACTATCTCTATGCCTGCTTTTATTAATTCTAAATTAATTTTAGATTTAAAAGCGCAAGGACTTGATTTTAAAAATTTCAATCTAAATACTAGGCTAAACAATGCAAATATAAATGTTGTAGAATTTAAAAAACTAAGCAATCTTGATTTTCCAAAAACAACTTTTAATCTACAAGCTAAAGCAAATGCGAAAAATTCTTTGATTGATTATGAAGCTTTGCTTGATTCAAACATAGCAAAAATACCTCAGCTAAAAGGCTCATATAATCTTACAAATAAAGATTTAAATGCACAAATTAGTGCTTTTGTAGATAATCTTAACAAATTAAAACCTTTAACCAAACAAGATCTCAATGGACCGTTAAATTTAGATGCCAAAGTTAATCTTAAGGCAAATCAAATTCAAAATCTTGATGCAAATATTAAAATCATGCAAGGGCTTATCAGTGCAAAATCTAATGGAAAAAGTTTACAAGCGAAAGTTGATAATATAAAATTAGAACAACTTTTCCCTTTAATAGGACAAAAAGTTTTAGCATTTGGTGATATAAATGCTGATATTGATTTAAAAACACTTGATTTTAACAATATTAATGGTGATTTTAAAGCCATTATTAATTCTTCTTTTAATGAAATAGAATTATCCAAGCTTTTAGAGAAAAAATTTCCAAAGAATACTTCAGCAAAAATCAATCTTGATGGAAAAATTTCTAAATCAATCATTGATTTTAACGCTAAAGCTCTAAGTTCATTTGCAAATATTAATTCATTAAAAGGAAAATTTGATCTTAATCAAATGGCTCTAGCAAGCACTTATAATATATCATTGCAAGATTTTTCTAAGCTAGGATTTTTAGTCGATAGAAACTTAAAAGGCAAGGCTGATTTTGAAGGAAAATTTGATTTTAAAAATGCTTTAATAGATGCAAGCATTAATAGCAAAAATATATTTAATGGCTCATTAGATGCCACTTTAAAAAATAATATTTTTAACGCTAAAATGCAAAATACTGATCTTTCAAATTTAGCTCAAAGTTTAGATTTACCTGACTATTATCAAGCAAAATCAAATTTAAGTATTGACTATAATCTTTTAAAAGAAAGTGGTGTGGTGCTAATGAACTTAGCCGATGGACAACTTAAGAAAAACCTCATCACAAGTGCTTTAATGCTACTTTTACAAAAAGATATCACGCAAGATGTATATCGCAACGGTGAAGCTAAAATAAATATCAATAAAAATCTTATAGATTTAAATTTAAACCTAGTGGCCGATAGAAGTAACATAAACATCAGTAAAGGCAAAGTTGATACAAAAAGCACTAAATTAAACATTCCTTTTAATATCATTATTGATAGAGCAAATTTCAAAGGCATTATAAAAGGAACAACACAAGATCCTAAAGTAAGTCTTGATACAAAAAGTGTGGTAAATTCTATTGTTAATACAATAGGCGGAAATGCTAGTGATGGTGCTAAAAATACGGGTAAAAAAGTAGATCAAGCAATAGATAAAATCTTTAACAAACTCTTCTAATACATCTAGCCTTAAAAAGGCTAGATTTTTTAAAATAAACCAAATTTACCATCTTTTTTCTTATATAACACTCTCATTTTTGCATCTATGTCATTAAAAACTAAAAATATATCTTTACTTGCTTTTAGCTTTTCTAATGCTTCTTCAATTTCTAAAGGTTTATATAGTTCAAGCTCCATTGGAACTATCTCATCTTCTTCAATCACACTTGGCAATACTAAATTTTCTTTTATCTCATCTTGATGCTTATGGGTGATATTTTTATCATGCAATCTTCTTAAAACCTTAGAAATTCTATCAATAGCTAAATCTATAGCAGCATATAAGTCTTTATCTTTTTGCTTTACAACCACTGTATTAATACCAGCTAAGTTAATGCTAAATTCTGCCCAAAATCCTTTCTTTCCATGCCTTTCATCAGCACTTATAACACAACGTGCAGAAATCACATCTAAGCCATATTTACTTAAAGCATCAAAGCTTTTTTCCACATACTCTTTTATAGACTCAGTTAGCTCAAATTGCTTTCCAACTATACTTGTATTCATTACTTCTCCTTTTTATGAAGTTAAATACATTATAGCACTTTAATCGTAAAAAATTAACTTTTTAAATAAAAAATAAATTTAAAATTTTAAAGGATCTAAAATAAGCGCACCATCTGCTGAAAGTTTTTTGCCTTGAAAATGCATTTTACAAAAAGAAACAATTAAAGCATGAAAAATTTGATAAAGCTCGTATAATTTACATTCTTTTTTTAGTAAAACACACAATTCTTGTTGATTTTTAACTATGTCTTTTTTAAAAAAATCTGCCAACTCATCATAACTTTGACACTCATAACCTAAATAATTAGCTATTTTTGCACTATAAGCATCAACTACTAAAACTTCTTTTTTACATATATAATTTAAAATTCCATCTGCACTTTCTTGACCCAAACCTTTAATACTCAAAAGCCATTCTCTATCTACTTCTTCTTTAAAAAGTTCAAAAGAATTAAAATCTTGGAAATATTTTTGAGCGAAATTTTTAATATATTTTGCTTTGGTATTATAAAATCCACTTGGCTTTATTAAAAGCGCTAAATCTTGAGTGCTTAACTTTGATAAATCTTCTATATTAGTAATATTTGCTTGTTTTAAATTTATCAAAGCTTTTAACACATTTTTCCAGTTTGTATTTTGGGTTAAAACCACAGAAATTAAAATTTCAAACTCGCTTAAAGTATTATTTTCTAGCCACTCAAAATCGTTATAGTTGATATTTGCATTAACTAAAGCTTTAAAAATTTCATATCCGCTCATGCTTTTTCACTCTTTCTTAAATGCATCAAAATAGCCTCGATCACATCATCATCGTCTTTACTTTTTGCTTTAATGACTTCCTTGCTCTCATCATCTTTTACAAAACAAATATTTTGCTCATAATTACTCACTAGTTTATAATGCTTGCTAGCTAAAATTTTTATAATGATTAAATCCAAAAACTGCTTTGTGAAGATATCAGGCCTTCCAAAACGATCATTCATCTCACTTTCTATCTCATAAACTTCATTAACACTCATACACTTACTAAGTCTTCTATAAAGTTCTAATCTCAAACGATCTTCACTAATATACTCACTATTTAAAAAGGCATTGATATTAAGCTTTAAATCTATTTTTTTCTCTTTAATTTCTTCTTTTTTACTTAGCTTATTAATCTCATCTTCTAACATTTTAAGATATAAACTATAACCAATTTGCTCTATATGCCCACTTTGATCTACGCCTAATAAATTTCCACCACCACGAATTTCTAAATCATGATAAGCAAGCACGCTTCCTGAACCTAAATAAGAATTACTCTCTAAACTCGTAAGTCTTTTTAAAGAATCTTTTGTGATTTTTTCCTTATCTTCAATCAAAAAATAACAATATCCTTGCTTAGCACTACGCCCTACTCTTCCTCTAAGTTGGTGCAAATCAGCCATACCAAAGCGATCTGAATTTTCTACTATAATAGTATTTGCATTTGCCAAATCAATACCACTTTCGACTATAGAAGTACAAAGCAATAAATCATATTCTTTATTTTCAAATTTAATCATTTCTTCTTCGGTAGTTTTCGCATCAATTTTAGAATGCAAGATTAAAATTTTTAAGTTCGGAAATAAATCTAAAAGATATTTTTTACACCCATCAATACTTGCTATATGATTGTGTATATAAAAAATCTGCCCTGCTCTTCTTAATTCTCTTGAAATAGCCTCTTTAATCAAAGCATCATTACTTTCTCTAACAAAGGTACGCACATCCAAACGATCCTCAGGTGGAGTTTGTAAAACACTATATGATTTTAAAGAACTAAGAGCTTGATTTAAACTTCTTGGTATAGGCGTTGCTGACATAGATAAAATATGGGAGTTTTTACTTAATTCTTTGAGTTTTTCTTTTTGTTTTACACCAAATTTATGCTCCTCATCTATCACAACTAAACCTAAATTTTCACACTCAACTCCTAAAAGAGAATGCGTTCCAACCACCACACAAGGTTTATTTTCTTTTAAAAATGCCAAAACTTGTTTTTTTTCTTTAGCATTAGTAAAACGATCTAGCTTAAAAACCTCTATATTAAAAGAATCAAATCTTCGTTTTAAGGTTTTAAAATGCTGAGCTGAAAGTAAAGTAGTTGGTACAAAAAACAAAGCCGTATAGCCACTTTTTACACAAGTAAATATAGCATTCATAGCAACTTCTGTTTTACCAAAACCCACATCACCACTTAAAAGCCTATCCATTACCTGCATACTTTTTAAATCTTGAGTGATTTCTTGGCAAACTTGACTTTGATCTTTAGTATAAAAAAATCCCGCTTTATTGATAAATTCATCTTGTAATTCTTGAGAAATTTTTAATTCTTTTGCCTTTATCAAAGCTCTAGCCGCTGCCAAAGAAACTATATTTGAAGCAATGGCAAATAGTTTTTCCTTTAATCTTTCTTTGATTTTTAGAAAACTTCCTTTTCCAAGCTTATCAAGCAAAGGCACACCACCACTTGCACCGATATATTTATCAATCATATACAAATTTTCAACAGGTAATAAAAGCTTGTCATTATTTAAATACCCAAGAGCTACAAATTCTTTTTTTGCTCCTGCAATTATAATAATCTCAAGACCTAAAAATTTAGCTATACCATAATCTTCATGCACAACAAAATCTCCGACTCTAAGCTCATCTATTACCAAACTTGCTTTTCTAACTCTTTTACTTTTTTCTTTTTTATTTAAAGAGATGATAAGCTCATCTTGAGTGCTTAAATTAATTCTCTCTTGAGATATTTTTAATTTAATATTTGGAAATTCTTGTA is a window encoding:
- a CDS encoding DEAD/DEAH box helicase — encoded protein: MQAKLYEYLLSNKTELIVCENDKEADELAQVCLFLNLKTFILPDFRAEFGSDLRSFSKELFEICKVLNAYHKEDENKILISPIKTILQKLPGKKHLKNIILKRNSLLALEKFKEEILHSGYEFVDIVQDKGEVSIRGDIIDIFAINEEQPFRILLFSDEIESIRYFDIHTQKSIPNELSKIEICPFLSAFNQEQYENLQEKIQNFQSQSIINDVNSLGFWCIDDFCDYLDLNFISIKKFDINDFEEDISKINQNILPEPRFCKDLVSSYNHDFFTFHKDKKITVLAKNEALFKALNLQEFPNIKLKISQERINLSTQDELIISLNKKEKSKRVRKASLVIDELRVGDFVVHEDYGIAKFLGLEIIIIAGAKKEFVALGYLNNDKLLLPVENLYMIDKYIGASGGVPLLDKLGKGSFLKIKERLKEKLFAIASNIVSLAAARALIKAKELKISQELQDEFINKAGFFYTKDQSQVCQEITQDLKSMQVMDRLLSGDVGFGKTEVAMNAIFTCVKSGYTALFFVPTTLLSAQHFKTLKRRFDSFNIEVFKLDRFTNAKEKKQVLAFLKENKPCVVVGTHSLLGVECENLGLVVIDEEHKFGVKQKEKLKELSKNSHILSMSATPIPRSLNQALSSLKSYSVLQTPPEDRLDVRTFVRESNDALIKEAISRELRRAGQIFYIHNHIASIDGCKKYLLDLFPNLKILILHSKIDAKTTEEEMIKFENKEYDLLLCTSIVESGIDLANANTIIVENSDRFGMADLHQLRGRVGRSAKQGYCYFLIEDKEKITKDSLKRLTSLESNSYLGSGSVLAYHDLEIRGGGNLLGVDQSGHIEQIGYSLYLKMLEDEINKLSKKEEIKEKKIDLKLNINAFLNSEYISEDRLRLELYRRLSKCMSVNEVYEIESEMNDRFGRPDIFTKQFLDLIIIKILASKHYKLVSNYEQNICFVKDDESKEVIKAKSKDDDDVIEAILMHLRKSEKA
- the hpf gene encoding ribosome hibernation-promoting factor, HPF/YfiA family, translated to MNTSIVGKQFELTESIKEYVEKSFDALSKYGLDVISARCVISADERHGKKGFWAEFSINLAGINTVVVKQKDKDLYAAIDLAIDRISKVLRRLHDKNITHKHQDEIKENLVLPSVIEEDEIVPMELELYKPLEIEEALEKLKASKDIFLVFNDIDAKMRVLYKKKDGKFGLF
- a CDS encoding 3-methyladenine DNA glycosylase, with the protein product MSGYEIFKALVNANINYNDFEWLENNTLSEFEILISVVLTQNTNWKNVLKALINLKQANITNIEDLSKLSTQDLALLIKPSGFYNTKAKYIKNFAQKYFQDFNSFELFKEEVDREWLLSIKGLGQESADGILNYICKKEVLVVDAYSAKIANYLGYECQSYDELADFFKKDIVKNQQELCVLLKKECKLYELYQIFHALIVSFCKMHFQGKKLSADGALILDPLKF
- the groES gene encoding co-chaperone GroES → MNFQPLGKRILVKRLEEMKTTASGIIIPDNAKEKPLNGEVVAVSKEIEDVKVNDKVMFAKYGGTEIKLDNEEYLVLNIEDVLGIIK
- a CDS encoding AsmA family protein, with protein sequence MKKILYILLGIVCVVLLTIYTLLFTSMGNAFLKPRIETIIAQKSGMIVKFENFKISFSQLDIKANIDEKFFANIEGGISPLRLGFDLNYLLGLKQNYIQELGLKSDKDFTFKGNVVGKSSDFSVKGSGFLFDSNLSLDAKIVDFSPINLEFIGKNIDLAQILDFANLPRYAQGKISIISDIQAKDLKPNGNTLINFYTSSINNTLIEKDFNLSLPKQSYIKGEIRSLIQNNEVISKSEILSNFFKLYTQKSIYDIVKQSLTSDFDIKIDDFNQFSSLAKMKLQGKSQIQGNLLFANNQLQKLDANLLGFGGNLKAILENNNLNINTTNIEVAELLKTISMPAFINSKLILDLKAQGLDFKNFNLNTRLNNANINVVEFKKLSNLDFPKTTFNLQAKANAKNSLIDYEALLDSNIAKIPQLKGSYNLTNKDLNAQISAFVDNLNKLKPLTKQDLNGPLNLDAKVNLKANQIQNLDANIKIMQGLISAKSNGKSLQAKVDNIKLEQLFPLIGQKVLAFGDINADIDLKTLDFNNINGDFKAIINSSFNEIELSKLLEKKFPKNTSAKINLDGKISKSIIDFNAKALSSFANINSLKGKFDLNQMALASTYNISLQDFSKLGFLVDRNLKGKADFEGKFDFKNALIDASINSKNIFNGSLDATLKNNIFNAKMQNTDLSNLAQSLDLPDYYQAKSNLSIDYNLLKESGVVLMNLADGQLKKNLITSALMLLLQKDITQDVYRNGEAKININKNLIDLNLNLVADRSNINISKGKVDTKSTKLNIPFNIIIDRANFKGIIKGTTQDPKVSLDTKSVVNSIVNTIGGNASDGAKNTGKKVDQAIDKIFNKLF